A single region of the Ascaphus truei isolate aAscTru1 chromosome 6, aAscTru1.hap1, whole genome shotgun sequence genome encodes:
- the CASP9 gene encoding caspase-9 isoform X2, with protein MASLCRDAKTQGTKSAGTRRDQARKLVTDLETRGSQAFLLFLACLQDTGQDELADGLLAQSGGSLLTPAQIKPCPVPKPSYKMDVAEHNIKRNIIRDREKDYPMKSDPCGFCLIINNTEFLERTGLSHRTGSDIDREKLTKRLGSFHFEVLVRDNLTGADIHRELRDLAAQDHSQRDCCVVVILSHGCETRHIRFPGGVYGTDGVRISVETIVTYFNGTNCPSLRGKPKLFFIQACGGDQKDRGFEVDSESPPNRTAADSLQSDASPVLAGGGGMNEPDAVASLPTSSDILVSYSTFPGFVSWRDRETGSWYVETLDKILGEQAATEDLQTLLVMVANEVSAKGTYKQIPGYFNFLRKRFFFPTD; from the exons ATGGCATCGTTATGTCGTGACGCCAAGACGCAGggaaccaag AGTGCAGGTACTCGAAGGGATCAGGCTCGGAAGCTAGTGACTGACCTGGAAACCCGAGGAAGTCAGGCGTTCCTTCTTTTCCTGGCATGTTTGCAGGACACTGGTCAAGATGAGCTTGCAGACGGCCTCCTTGCACAGAGTGGAGGCAGCTTATTGACCCCTGCTCAGATAAAGCCGTGCCCGGTACCTAAACCTTCTTATAAAATGG ATGTTGCTGAACACAACATTAAAAGGAATATCATCCGGGACAGAGAAAAG GACTATCCAATGAAGTCTGATCCCTGCGGCTTCTGCCTCATCATCAATAATACAGAGTTCCTGGAGCGCACAGGCTTGTCCCACAGAACTGGCTCGGACATAGACCGGGAGAAGCTGACGAAGCGACTGGGCTCCTTTCATTTTGAAGTCTTGGTGCGAGATAATCTGACCGGAGCG GACATTCACCGTGAGCTGCGGGATCTGGCAGCGCAAGATCACAGTCAGCGGGATTGCTGTGTGGTGGTGATTCTGTCGCATGGCTGTGAG aCACGACACATTCGGTTTCCTGGAGGAGTTTATGGAACGGACGGTGTCCGCATCTCTGTGGAAACAATAGTGACCTATTTTAATGGCACCAACTGCCCCAGCTTGCGGGGGAAGCCAAAGCTATTTTTTATCCAGGCCTGTGGTGGAG ATCAGAAGGATAGAGGCTTTGAGGTGGATTCGGAGAGTCCGCCTAATAGAACTGCTGCAGATTCCTTGCAGTCTGATGCCTCCCCAGTTCTTGCAGGCGGCGGCGGGATGAATGAACCTGACGCTGTGGCAAGTCTCCCCACATCCAGCGATATCTTGGTTTCCTATTCAACTTTCCCAG gctttgtgtcctggAGGGATAGAGAGACCGGATCTTGGTACGTGGAGACTTTAGATAAAATCCTGGGTGAGCAGGCAGCGACTGAAGACTTGCAGACCCTGCTTGTGATG GTGGCAAATGAAGTCTCAGCCAAAGGCACCTATAAGCAGATCCCTGGATACTTCAACTTCCTCCGGAAACGCTTTTTCTTTCCAACGGATTGA